TGTACACCAGCACGAACGAGATCATCGCGATCGTCGCCCAGGTCAGGTACGGGAACAGCCACATCCGGACGAGCAGCTTGTCCGGGTTCTCGCGCAGGATGATCCCGCGCATCCGCAGCTGGGAGAAGCAGATGACCAGCCAGACGAACAGTGCCACCGCGCCCGAGGAGTTCAGCAGGAACTGGAAGACGGTGTCCGGCCACAGGTAGTTGAAGCCGACCGCGAGGAAGCCGAAGAGGACCGAGGCCACGATGGCGGTCTGCGGGACGCCGCGGGAGTTCGTCCGGGCGAAGCCCTTGGGCGCGTCGCCGCGCTGGCCGAGCGAGAAGGCCATCCGGGAGGCGGTGTAGAGGCCGGAGTTGAGGCAGGACAGCACCGCGGTCAGCACGATGACGTTCATGATCTGGCCGGCGTGCGGGATGCCGATGGAGTCGAGGGCCGCGACGTACGAGCCCTTCTTGGCGATCGAGGGGTCGTTCCACGGCAGCAGGGAGACGACCACGAGGATCGAGCCCAGGTAGAAGATGCCGACCCGCCAGATGACGCTCTTGGTGGCCTTGGTGACCGCGCGCTGCGGGTCCTCGGACTCACCGGCGGCGAGGGTGACGATCTCGCTGCCCATGAAGGAGAAGACGACCATCAGCACGCCGGTGAGGATCGCGCTGGGTCCGTGCGGCAGGAACCCGCCGTGCGAGGTGAGGTTGCCGAAGCCGGTGGCCGCGTGGCCGGTGCCGGGCAGCACGCCGAAGATCGCCAGGCCGCCGAGGACGATGAAGGCCGCGATGGCGACGACCTTGATGCCCGCGAACCAGAACTCGAACTCACCGAAGGAGGCGACCGAGGCCAGGTTGGTGGCGGTGAGGACGATCATCACGATCAGCGCCCAGGCCCACTGCGGGACGGCCGGGACCCAGCTGGTGAGGATCGCCGCGCCGGCGGTCGCCTCCACGGCGAGCACCACGACCCAGAAGAACCAGTACAGCCAGCCGATGGAGAAGCCGGCCCAGCGGCCGAGCGCCCGGTCCGCGTAGGCGGAGAACGAGCCGGAGGTCGGGTTGGCGGCCGCCATCTCGCCGAGCATCCGCATCACGAAGACGACCAGCGCGCCGACCAGCGCGTAGGACAGCAGGATGCCGGGGCCGGCGGCGGCGATGCCGGAGGCGGAGCCGACGAAGAGGCCGGCGCCGATGACGCCACCGACGGCGATCATGGACAGATGACGGTTCTTGAGGCCGGACTGCAGTCCTGAGTGTCCAGGGGCCGCACCGTTACCGGGGGGAGCGGGCGGAGCGGCCACGTGGCCGGAGGGAGGTGTGGTCATCTCGACATCCGTTGAGGGTTGGAGGGTCGTGCACGGGGTGACGCTTGCGATCGCCTCGGGGGGTGGACGCACGAAAGGGCCGGTTGCTGGCAGGTGGCGATCATGGCCCTGACGCATGTCGAGGCGGCGGCACAGGGGCCCCGTCCTCGGATGCCCGCGCGGGTGGGGGGCGCTCTCGCGCCGCCGCGCCGAAGGCCCGTCCTCCTCGTGAGAGGTGAGCCGCATCACGTCCGGTAAGGGATTTGCGTCAGCGTATGTGGCGGTGAGCGGCGGCGTATTTGTGAGGGACGACAAATTCGTCACCGATGGCTGTGCGTCCGGCCAATGCACCGGCCCGGTCCGGCCGACTCGCGTGCGCCGTCCCGCCGCTGGTGAACGGCGTCCGCCCGGCCCGGGGCCCGGCAGCCGCGGCGCCGGACGGGCGCCAACCGCCCGCTTCCCGGCGTGCGTTGCTCCGCGCCCGACCACCTCAGCAGCACCGCGCGACGCGAGCACGACGAGTGACCGAACCCCGGGTGACGGGACTGCGGATTCCGGCGGCGCACCGCGGCCCGTGCCGCGGCGCCGTCGACGGCGACCCCGCTACGCGGCGGCCGACACCTCCTGCTCGGTCCAGATGATCTTCCCGGTCGGGGTGTAGCGGGTGCCCCAGCGCCGGGTGAGCTGCGCGACGATGAACAGCCCGCGGCCGCCCTCGTCGGTGGTGCGGGCGTGGCGCAGGTGCGGGGCGGTGCTGCCGGCGTCGAAGACCTCGCAGATCAGCGCGTCCTGCCGGATCAGCCGCAGGGTGATGGGGCCGGCGCCGTGCCGGATGGCGTTGGTGACCAGCTCGCTGACCACCAGCTCCGTGGTGAACAGCAGGTCGTCCATGCCCCACTCCGCCAGCTGCCGGCCGGCCAGGGCGCGGGCGCTGCCGACCACGGCGGGGTCGGTGGACAGCTCCCAGGAGGCGACCTGCCGGGCGTCCAGCGCGCGGGTACGGGCCAGGAGGAGCGCGGCGTCGTCGGACGGCGGGCCGGTCAGCAGCGCCTCGACCACGCCCGCGCCGATGTCCGTCAGCGGCGGGCCGGACTCCGCGAGGGCATGGGTCAGCCGGGACAGCCCGACGCCGATGTCCCGGTCGCAGGTCTCGATCAGCCCGTTGGTGTAGAGCGCGATCAGGCTGCCCTCGGCCAGCTCCAGCTCGACCGCCTCGAACGGCAGGGACCCCAGGCCCAGCGGCGGTCCGGCGGGCAGGTCGGGCAGGTCGACGGCGCCGTCGGGCCCGACGACCGCGGGCGGCAGATGCCCGGCGCGCGCCATGCTGCAGCGCCTGCTGACCGGGTCGTACACCGCGTACAGGCAGGTCGCCCCCATGAACGTGGCGGCCACCCCGGCGTTCTCCGAACCCGCCACCGATTCCGCGCCGTGCGTCTTGACCAGCCCGATCACCAGGTCGTCCAGGCGCGCCAGCAGCTCGTCGGGCGGCAGGTCCAGATTGGCCAGCGTCCGCACCGCGGTGCGCAGCCGGCCCATGGTCGCCGCGGCGTTGATGCCGTGCCCCACGACGTCCCCGACGACCAGGGCGACCCGCGCCCCGGACAGCGGAATCACGTCGAACCAGTCGCCGCCCACCCCGCTCGGGGCGTCGGCCGGGAAGTACCAGGAGGCCACCTCCAGCGCCGAGCCGCCGCTCAGCTCGTGCGGCAGCAGGTTCTGCTGCATCATCCGGGCCGCGGTGCGCTCGCGGGTGAAGCGGCGTGCGTTGTCCACGCACACCGCCGCGCGGGCGACCAGCTCCTCGGCGAGCTGTACGTCCTCCGGCGTGAAGGGGCCCAGCCGGCGGGTCCGGAAGAACGTCGCCGCGCCCAGCGTGATGCCGCGGGCCTGTACCGGCGCCACCATCACCGAACGGAACCCGAAGCGGCGGATCACCGCGGCCCGTACGGGGTCCTCGGTCACCCAGGCGCTGCTGGTGAGGTCCAGGGCGGGTTCGACCAGGGACTCGCCCGCGAGCAGACAGCGCGCGATCGGGGAGGACGGCGAGCGCTGGACGGCTTCGCCCACCGCGAGGCCCGCCTCCGGGCAGCCCTCGTTGACCGACTGCTGCCCGGAGCGACGCATCGTCGGGGTGCTGTCGACCGGCCCGGGCACCGGCTCCTCACCGCGCAGGACCGAGTCCAGCAGATCGACCGCCACGAAGTCGGCGAGCGCGGGCACCGCCATGTCTGCCAGCTCCTGCGCGGTGCAGGTGACGTCCAGGGTGCTGCCGATCCGGGCGCTGGCGTCGTTGAGCAGGGCGAGGCGCTCCTGGGCGCGCCAGCGCTCGGTGACGTCGATGACCATGTACCAGATGCCGATGCGGCCGCCCTGGGGGGCGGCCAGCCCGAAGAAGGACGCCGAGTAGGCGCGTTCCTGGTTGGGGTCGGCGTAGGTGGGACTGCGGAATTCGTAGTCCATCACCGGGGCGCCGGTCCGCAGCACCCGCCGCATCCGCGTGTTGAACGCCTCGGCCTCCAGCCGGGGCAGCACCTCGTCGACGGTCCGGCCCAGCCGCCGCTCCAGCGGGATCAGCCGCTCCAGCACGTCGTTCACCCAGACGTAGCGGAGATCGGTGTCCAGTACGGCCATACCGACCGGGGCGTGCGCCAGAAAGGGCTCCAGCATCAGCTGGTTGACACCGCCGCCGGGCACCCGCCACTCCTCCAGGGCCAGCACCGACCAGCGCTCCGCACCGACGGCCCCGTCCAGCACGGCGGTGACCTGCACGGCCAGCTGTACGTCCCGGCCGTCCCGGTGGCGCACCGCCACCGATCCGCCCCAGCCGTCGCCGGCCCGGCACCACCGTGCCACCGCGGCCGCCCGCGCCACATCGCCGGGCAGCGCCAGCAACTGGGTCGCGGGCCGGCCGAGGACCTCTTCGGCGGGGTAGCCGAGCAGCCGCTCCGCGGCCCGGGTCCAGGAAACCACCCGTCCCTGCGCGTCCAGTTCGGCCGTGGCCGCCTTCGCGATGTCGCATGCCCGCCCGGATCCGTCCGGCGGCACGTTCTCCGAAATCATGATCGCCAGCCCGTCAGCTCAATGGAGCACCCCGCCCATTTTAGGAGAATTGCGGGCTTATGGGGGGCGTGGGGCCGGGGCTGACGGCCCCGGCAGGGGCTCAGCCGGCAGCCGGCAGCCGCAGCTGGAGCATGGCCAGCAACCGCTGGTCGGGCCGGCCGAGGTCGAGCCCGGTCAGCTCCTCGGCCCGTCGGATGCGGTAGCGCAGGGTGTTGGGGTGCACATGCAGCTCGGCGGCCGCGGCCCGGACGTCACCGAAGGCGTTGAGGTACGCGAGCACGCTCTCCGCCAACTGCCCCTGACTGCGGCTGTCGTGCGCGACCAGCGCGGTCAGCCTCGGGTCGCGCATGCCGGGGTGCGCGGAGAGCAGCGCCAGCACCTCACTGACCAGCACCTCCGCCTGGATGTCGGGCAGGGCCGCGACGGTGGTGGCGACGCCGACGCTGACCATCGCGTCGAGGATGCGGTCCGCCTCCCGCCGCGACGCGGGCACCTCGCCCAGCCCCGGCACGATGCAGCCGACCGATCCGCGCAGCGACAGGCCCAGGTGGCGGCGCGCGGCGTCGGTGATGTCCTGGCCCCAGCAGCGCAGGGTGGTGAGGTCGATGCTGCGCGGCAGCTGCGGCAGCAGGACGTAGATCCGGGAGTCGGCCTGGGTGACCAGGGCGCTGCGGTGCCGGGCGGCGGT
The sequence above is a segment of the Streptomyces lydicus genome. Coding sequences within it:
- a CDS encoding amino acid permease, giving the protein MTTPPSGHVAAPPAPPGNGAAPGHSGLQSGLKNRHLSMIAVGGVIGAGLFVGSASGIAAAGPGILLSYALVGALVVFVMRMLGEMAAANPTSGSFSAYADRALGRWAGFSIGWLYWFFWVVVLAVEATAGAAILTSWVPAVPQWAWALIVMIVLTATNLASVASFGEFEFWFAGIKVVAIAAFIVLGGLAIFGVLPGTGHAATGFGNLTSHGGFLPHGPSAILTGVLMVVFSFMGSEIVTLAAGESEDPQRAVTKATKSVIWRVGIFYLGSILVVVSLLPWNDPSIAKKGSYVAALDSIGIPHAGQIMNVIVLTAVLSCLNSGLYTASRMAFSLGQRGDAPKGFARTNSRGVPQTAIVASVLFGFLAVGFNYLWPDTVFQFLLNSSGAVALFVWLVICFSQLRMRGIILRENPDKLLVRMWLFPYLTWATIAMISFVLVYMLTDDSPGGGRIQVLLSVLLAVIVVGISLVRDRIGGRAEQAAVKAP
- a CDS encoding SpoIIE family protein phosphatase, with translation MISENVPPDGSGRACDIAKAATAELDAQGRVVSWTRAAERLLGYPAEEVLGRPATQLLALPGDVARAAAVARWCRAGDGWGGSVAVRHRDGRDVQLAVQVTAVLDGAVGAERWSVLALEEWRVPGGGVNQLMLEPFLAHAPVGMAVLDTDLRYVWVNDVLERLIPLERRLGRTVDEVLPRLEAEAFNTRMRRVLRTGAPVMDYEFRSPTYADPNQERAYSASFFGLAAPQGGRIGIWYMVIDVTERWRAQERLALLNDASARIGSTLDVTCTAQELADMAVPALADFVAVDLLDSVLRGEEPVPGPVDSTPTMRRSGQQSVNEGCPEAGLAVGEAVQRSPSSPIARCLLAGESLVEPALDLTSSAWVTEDPVRAAVIRRFGFRSVMVAPVQARGITLGAATFFRTRRLGPFTPEDVQLAEELVARAAVCVDNARRFTRERTAARMMQQNLLPHELSGGSALEVASWYFPADAPSGVGGDWFDVIPLSGARVALVVGDVVGHGINAAATMGRLRTAVRTLANLDLPPDELLARLDDLVIGLVKTHGAESVAGSENAGVAATFMGATCLYAVYDPVSRRCSMARAGHLPPAVVGPDGAVDLPDLPAGPPLGLGSLPFEAVELELAEGSLIALYTNGLIETCDRDIGVGLSRLTHALAESGPPLTDIGAGVVEALLTGPPSDDAALLLARTRALDARQVASWELSTDPAVVGSARALAGRQLAEWGMDDLLFTTELVVSELVTNAIRHGAGPITLRLIRQDALICEVFDAGSTAPHLRHARTTDEGGRGLFIVAQLTRRWGTRYTPTGKIIWTEQEVSAAA